A stretch of the Candidatus Methylopumilus planktonicus genome encodes the following:
- a CDS encoding YebC/PmpR family DNA-binding transcriptional regulator, giving the protein MAGHSKWANIQHRKGRQDAKRGKVFTKIIKEITVSARLGGGEVNFNPRLRAAVALAKEENMPQDNITRAIKKGTGELEGVSYEEVRYEGYGIGGAAIIIDCLTDNKQRAVADVRHALTKNGGNLGTDGSVAFLFKHCGRIFFAPGTDENKVMELALEAGAEDIINDEDGSIEVITPTQEFIHIKEALLNAGLKIELAEVAMRPKLENALSGDDGIRMQKILDTLDDLDDVQEVYTTAVIED; this is encoded by the coding sequence ATGGCAGGACATTCCAAATGGGCAAATATCCAACACCGCAAAGGTCGCCAAGACGCCAAGCGCGGAAAAGTATTCACAAAAATCATTAAAGAAATTACGGTTTCAGCAAGACTCGGTGGCGGAGAAGTCAACTTCAATCCCAGATTGAGAGCTGCTGTGGCACTCGCCAAAGAAGAAAATATGCCACAAGACAATATCACGCGTGCAATTAAAAAAGGTACGGGAGAATTGGAGGGCGTGAGTTACGAGGAAGTAAGATACGAAGGTTACGGCATTGGTGGGGCTGCCATTATTATTGATTGCTTAACGGATAATAAACAAAGAGCTGTTGCTGACGTAAGACATGCGCTCACTAAAAATGGCGGCAATTTAGGCACCGATGGATCCGTCGCTTTTTTATTTAAGCATTGTGGACGCATCTTTTTTGCTCCCGGCACAGATGAAAATAAAGTGATGGAACTGGCTTTAGAGGCAGGTGCTGAAGATATCATCAATGACGAAGATGGCAGTATTGAAGTGATCACTCCCACTCAAGAATTTATTCATATTAAAGAAGCGCTTTTAAATGCAGGTTTAAAAATAGAATTAGCAGAAGTCGCGATGCGTCCTAAATTAGAAAATGCTTTGAGTGGAGATGATGGTATTAGAATGCAAAAAATTCTAGATACGCTTGATGACTTAGATGATGTTCAGGAAGTTTATACCACCGCAGTGATTGAAGATTAA
- a CDS encoding DMT family transporter, whose product MLLKKNQSLMAFLALMLLCLIWGYNWVVMKNALHFAGPFDFAALRTILGALCLFIVMLILKKPFSIKEIPSLIALGLLQTAGFTGLLVWALVEGGAGKTAVLTYTMPFWTMLLAWPLLGEKLRGWQWPAAFFSLMGILFILDPLHLGTDVFSMILAIVSGISWALAVILAKKLQARSPNLDLISLTAWQMLFGSIPIVALAFMTHTVSIEWDSYFIGALIYNAVFGNAIAWLLWLYALRHLSAGIATMTTTVCPVIAVIASSIELHEVIKSFELLGMSFIGVSLLMISYDRIKKHKEELVQPWLRKEPMIKSKYRKG is encoded by the coding sequence ATGCTTCTTAAAAAAAATCAAAGCCTGATGGCTTTTTTAGCCCTTATGCTCTTATGTCTGATTTGGGGTTATAACTGGGTCGTTATGAAAAATGCCCTTCATTTTGCTGGTCCTTTTGATTTTGCGGCTCTTCGCACTATTTTAGGGGCACTTTGTTTATTCATTGTGATGCTTATCTTAAAAAAACCTTTTAGCATCAAAGAAATTCCAAGTCTGATTGCTTTAGGTCTTCTTCAAACTGCTGGCTTTACAGGGCTTTTAGTATGGGCTTTGGTTGAAGGTGGTGCTGGTAAAACAGCGGTACTTACCTATACCATGCCTTTTTGGACCATGCTTTTGGCCTGGCCACTTTTAGGGGAAAAATTGCGAGGATGGCAATGGCCCGCAGCTTTTTTTTCATTGATGGGCATTTTATTTATTTTGGATCCCCTTCATTTGGGCACCGATGTATTCAGCATGATATTAGCCATTGTGTCTGGCATTTCATGGGCGTTGGCTGTGATTTTAGCTAAAAAACTTCAAGCTCGTTCTCCTAATCTTGATTTGATTTCCTTAACCGCATGGCAAATGCTTTTTGGCTCCATACCTATTGTGGCATTGGCTTTCATGACACATACAGTCTCGATTGAATGGGATAGTTATTTTATAGGAGCGCTCATTTATAACGCAGTCTTTGGGAATGCGATTGCATGGCTATTATGGCTTTATGCATTAAGACATTTATCCGCAGGCATAGCGACCATGACCACAACGGTTTGTCCTGTTATAGCGGTCATTGCATCATCGATAGAACTTCATGAAGTCATTAAATCTTTTGAGTTATTGGGTATGTCTTTCATTGGAGTCTCTCTTCTGATGATTTCTTACGATCGTATTAAAAAACACAAAGAAGAGCTTGTCCAGCCGTGGCTTAGAAAAGAACCCATGATAAAATCAAAGTATAGAAAGGGCTAA
- a CDS encoding CBS domain-containing protein, translating into MKTAAQLIADKKHKELITIAPNRPVIDALIILAEYKIGALIVMDKDKMVGIFSERDYAREVVLKGKSSKVTLIEEVMTKNVLVGHGKDTFEKAMLLMTEKHIRHLPIIDGTKVIGMLSLGDVAKEMIVYQKNLIKELEAYVKQ; encoded by the coding sequence ATGAAAACAGCTGCTCAACTTATTGCTGATAAAAAGCATAAAGAATTAATTACTATTGCCCCAAATCGTCCCGTGATTGATGCGCTCATTATCTTAGCCGAATATAAAATTGGCGCGCTCATTGTGATGGACAAAGACAAAATGGTCGGTATTTTTTCTGAGCGCGATTACGCGCGTGAAGTTGTTCTAAAAGGTAAGTCATCTAAAGTCACTTTAATTGAGGAAGTGATGACTAAAAATGTACTCGTGGGGCACGGTAAAGATACTTTTGAAAAAGCAATGTTGCTTATGACCGAAAAGCATATTCGTCACTTACCCATTATTGATGGCACCAAAGTCATTGGTATGTTGTCCTTAGGTGATGTGGCTAAAGAAATGATTGTGTATCAAAAAAACCTAATCAAGGAGCTAGAAGCTTACGTTAAGCAATAA
- the ntrC gene encoding nitrogen regulation protein NR(I), translating into MKAIWIIDDDKSIRWVFEKALARTDLNFKTFSSNKEALAAIKDEEPQVIVSDIRMPQGSGLELLQVIKEKYAHIPVIIMTAYSDLESAVAAFQGGAFEYLAKPFDVDQAIEIIHRAIDESLKQTNQEVLFENSTEMIGHAPSMQEVFRAIGRLSRSHATVLINGESGSGKELVASALHKHSPRADKPFIAINTAAIPKDLLESELFGHERGAFTGAQALRKGRFEQADGGTLFLDEIGDMPADLQTRLLRVLSDGQFYRVGGHNPIKVNVRVIAATHQDMEERVKAGLFREDLFHRLNVIRLRLPALRERAEDVPDLARHFLQQSAQQLGVEAKILSEDTLSYLSHLHWSGNVRQLENVCHWLTVMAPGQNIDIKDLPPELKNHDVHKEVLANWKDALKQEVQLALNKNQKDILTDLNQTFEKILIEEALSFTKGRRIEAAEMLGLGRNTLTRKVKELNIEK; encoded by the coding sequence ATGAAAGCAATTTGGATTATCGATGATGACAAATCCATTCGATGGGTATTTGAAAAAGCACTCGCACGAACTGATTTAAATTTTAAAACATTTAGTTCGAATAAGGAGGCACTTGCCGCCATCAAAGATGAAGAGCCGCAAGTGATTGTGAGTGATATTAGAATGCCACAAGGTTCCGGTTTAGAACTCCTTCAGGTCATCAAAGAAAAGTATGCACATATTCCTGTCATCATCATGACAGCTTATTCTGATTTGGAAAGTGCGGTCGCCGCATTTCAAGGAGGAGCGTTTGAGTATTTAGCTAAACCTTTTGATGTCGATCAAGCGATTGAAATTATTCATCGTGCGATTGATGAATCTTTAAAGCAAACGAATCAAGAAGTCTTATTTGAAAACTCAACCGAAATGATTGGACATGCGCCATCGATGCAAGAAGTTTTTCGTGCGATCGGACGACTGAGCCGTTCTCACGCCACGGTTCTTATTAATGGTGAATCAGGTAGTGGTAAAGAGTTGGTTGCAAGTGCACTTCATAAGCATTCCCCTCGTGCAGATAAACCTTTTATCGCGATTAATACAGCCGCTATTCCAAAAGATTTATTAGAGTCTGAACTTTTTGGCCATGAGCGCGGTGCATTTACAGGAGCGCAAGCTTTGCGCAAAGGCCGTTTTGAACAAGCGGATGGCGGTACACTTTTTTTAGATGAGATTGGTGATATGCCAGCGGACCTTCAAACAAGACTTTTACGTGTTTTAAGTGATGGTCAGTTTTATCGTGTCGGTGGGCATAATCCAATTAAAGTTAATGTACGTGTGATTGCAGCGACTCATCAAGATATGGAAGAACGAGTTAAAGCAGGACTCTTTCGTGAAGATTTGTTTCATAGACTTAATGTCATTCGCTTACGTTTACCAGCATTACGTGAGCGCGCAGAAGACGTTCCAGATTTAGCACGCCACTTCTTGCAACAAAGTGCACAGCAATTAGGGGTTGAAGCAAAAATTCTATCTGAAGATACCTTAAGTTATTTATCGCACCTTCATTGGAGTGGCAATGTCCGCCAACTTGAAAATGTGTGTCATTGGTTAACCGTCATGGCACCAGGTCAAAATATCGACATTAAAGATTTGCCACCTGAATTGAAAAATCATGATGTGCATAAAGAAGTATTAGCTAATTGGAAAGATGCATTAAAGCAAGAAGTGCAATTAGCTTTAAATAAAAATCAAAAAGATATTTTGACCGATCTCAATCAAACATTTGAGAAGATTTTAATCGAAGAAGCGCTTTCGTTCACAAAAGGAAGACGCATTGAGGCAGCAGAAATGTTAGGCTTAGGAAGAAATACCTTAACCCGAAAAGTCAAAGAATTAAATATCGAAAAATAA
- the glnL gene encoding nitrogen regulation protein NR(II), translated as MKKTTMPSLSPELKGIEHLASAVLLCDIEGHILYMNPSAEILFGLSAKHIYKMKLDDAFPHSDILKLAISQALNNDTPYREHEFLITTLKHQSYSVTCTITPIQTGSMRYILEFQQMDQQLRIAKEERMLIQQQANSELIRNLAHEIRNPLGGLRGAAQLLEHELPDVSLKEYTQVIIKEADRLQSLMDRLLVPHQKPKYEPTNIHEVLERVRSLLLAESPDEIKIQRDYDTSLPDIIGDREKLIQAVLNIARNAVQAMHETQQQGLIIFKTRAERQIMLAKKRYRVGIKLDIIDNGPGIPAGIRDKIFYPLVSGREGGSGLGLSLAQTYLSQHQGMIECKSEPGQTTFTILLPIKDLDVKDVSIHNQESQGS; from the coding sequence ATGAAAAAAACCACGATGCCATCCTTATCCCCAGAGCTTAAGGGAATTGAACACTTAGCAAGTGCGGTATTGCTATGTGATATTGAGGGCCATATTTTGTATATGAACCCATCGGCAGAGATTCTATTTGGACTCAGCGCTAAACATATTTACAAGATGAAGCTGGATGATGCATTTCCTCATTCTGACATTTTAAAATTAGCCATCAGCCAAGCTTTAAATAACGATACACCTTATCGTGAGCATGAGTTTTTAATTACCACTTTAAAACATCAGTCCTATTCTGTGACATGCACCATTACACCCATTCAAACTGGATCGATGCGATACATTCTTGAGTTCCAACAAATGGATCAGCAATTAAGAATTGCAAAAGAAGAACGCATGTTGATTCAACAACAAGCGAACTCAGAATTGATTCGTAATTTAGCGCATGAAATTAGAAACCCATTGGGAGGATTAAGAGGGGCAGCACAACTTTTAGAGCATGAGCTCCCAGATGTTTCTCTAAAAGAATATACACAAGTTATCATTAAAGAAGCAGACCGTCTGCAGTCTCTTATGGATCGACTGCTCGTTCCTCATCAAAAACCCAAATATGAACCGACAAATATTCATGAGGTTTTGGAGCGCGTTAGAAGTTTATTATTGGCAGAATCCCCTGATGAAATAAAAATTCAACGTGATTACGATACGAGCCTGCCTGACATTATTGGCGACCGAGAAAAATTGATTCAAGCGGTTCTTAATATTGCGCGGAATGCCGTACAAGCGATGCATGAGACACAACAGCAAGGTTTAATTATTTTTAAAACAAGAGCAGAGCGACAAATTATGCTCGCCAAAAAACGTTACCGTGTCGGTATTAAACTCGACATCATTGATAACGGACCTGGAATACCTGCAGGCATTCGCGACAAAATATTTTATCCACTTGTCTCTGGTCGTGAAGGCGGCTCAGGGCTCGGCTTATCTTTAGCGCAAACCTATTTAAGTCAGCATCAGGGCATGATTGAGTGTAAGAGTGAGCCGGGACAAACAACTTTTACGATTTTATTACCGATTAAAGATTTAGATGTAAAAGACGTTTCTATTCACAATCAAGAATCACAAGGATCTTAA
- the glnA gene encoding type I glutamate--ammonia ligase yields the protein MAIADVMKKIKDNNVKFVDFRFTDTRGKEQHVSVPVSAFDEDKFKQGHAFDGSSIAGWKGIQASDMLLMPDPDTANIDPFMEEPTLILTCDVVDPTDGKGYERCPRSLARRAEAYLKSTGIGDTAYFGPEPEFFIFDSITWSQGMDGCHVKINSEEGAWDSATQHEGGNTGHRPGVKGGYFPVPPVDSLQDVRSAMSITLEAMGVPVEVHHHEVATAGQCEIGTKFSTLTQRADWTQLLKYVVLNTAHNYGKTATFMPKPILGDNGSGMHVHQSIWKDGKNLFAGSGYAGLSELALFYIGGVIKHARALNAITNPGTNSYKRLVPGYEAPVKLAYSAKNRSASIRIPFVEGDKARRIEARFPDPIANPYLAFSALMMAGLDGIQNKIHPGEPATKDLYHLTPEEDAQVPTVCSSLEQALEYLDKDREFLTRGGVFTDDWINSYIDLKMEEVTKMRMTPHPIEFSMYYSC from the coding sequence ATGGCAATCGCTGATGTAATGAAAAAGATCAAAGATAACAATGTTAAGTTCGTGGACTTTAGATTCACGGATACACGAGGCAAAGAACAGCACGTCAGCGTGCCTGTCTCAGCTTTTGATGAAGATAAATTTAAACAAGGTCACGCATTCGATGGTTCATCGATTGCAGGTTGGAAAGGCATTCAAGCATCCGACATGTTGCTGATGCCAGATCCAGATACGGCTAATATCGATCCATTTATGGAAGAGCCAACCTTGATCCTGACATGCGATGTCGTAGATCCAACGGACGGTAAAGGTTATGAGCGTTGCCCTCGAAGCTTAGCGCGTCGTGCAGAAGCTTATTTAAAATCAACAGGGATAGGTGACACAGCTTACTTTGGCCCGGAGCCAGAATTCTTTATTTTTGATTCCATCACTTGGTCTCAAGGTATGGATGGATGTCACGTTAAAATTAATTCAGAAGAAGGTGCGTGGGATTCTGCAACACAACACGAAGGCGGCAATACTGGCCACCGTCCAGGGGTTAAGGGCGGTTACTTTCCAGTACCACCCGTGGACTCACTTCAAGATGTGCGTTCAGCAATGTCGATTACACTAGAAGCAATGGGTGTTCCAGTTGAAGTGCATCACCATGAAGTCGCCACTGCAGGCCAATGTGAAATCGGTACTAAATTTAGTACGCTCACACAACGTGCCGATTGGACGCAACTTCTTAAATACGTGGTATTAAACACGGCACATAACTATGGCAAAACAGCGACATTCATGCCAAAACCAATCCTAGGCGATAACGGTTCAGGTATGCACGTGCATCAATCCATTTGGAAAGATGGTAAAAATTTATTTGCAGGTTCAGGTTATGCGGGTTTAAGTGAACTCGCGTTGTTCTACATTGGCGGTGTGATTAAACACGCACGCGCACTCAATGCGATTACTAATCCGGGTACGAATTCTTATAAACGTTTAGTGCCAGGCTATGAGGCACCAGTGAAATTAGCTTACTCTGCGAAAAACCGCTCAGCATCGATTCGCATTCCATTCGTGGAAGGTGATAAAGCGCGTCGTATTGAGGCGCGATTCCCTGATCCAATAGCAAACCCATATCTTGCATTCAGCGCATTGATGATGGCAGGTTTAGATGGCATTCAAAACAAGATTCACCCAGGTGAACCAGCGACAAAAGACTTGTACCATTTAACACCTGAAGAAGATGCACAAGTGCCAACTGTATGTTCATCTCTCGAGCAAGCGCTTGAGTATTTAGATAAAGATCGCGAGTTCTTAACGCGCGGTGGTGTCTTTACCGATGACTGGATCAATAGTTATATCGATCTTAAGATGGAAGAAGTGACTAAGATGCGTATGACGCCTCATCCAATCGAATTCAGCATGTATTACAGCTGCTAA